Proteins encoded by one window of Candidatus Acididesulfobacter guangdongensis:
- a CDS encoding Trm112 family protein: MNIKEMIDEFLVCPKCKGKLEMSVINKTTAEGNPYESSILICRNCGVYYPIEDDIPVLLVDEAKTIDGID, encoded by the coding sequence ATGAATATCAAGGAAATGATTGACGAATTTTTGGTATGCCCTAAATGTAAAGGGAAACTTGAAATGTCGGTAATAAATAAGACGACGGCTGAAGGCAATCCTTATGAATCTTCTATACTGATATGCAGAAACTGCGGCGTGTATTATCCTATTGAAGACGACATACCTGTTTTGCTGGTTGACGAAGCAAAAACAATAGACGGTATTGATTAA